A single region of the Thermodesulfatator indicus DSM 15286 genome encodes:
- a CDS encoding universal stress protein, protein MDKLLPNLRKVLIPITDDDHSLRAVTFAANLLSPLSPNIAQTVFLLHVIAPSYIEKMASNVDIRFRNILESPIFKNIIQQHIENNVKPFLDKFARIFKENSFQGDIQTIVSQGEPGKEIVNVAQKNNVQSIIMGRRRRSHAAETFLGSASQIVIHRAKKQFVYIVGQCLLENGCPVNKILVALDGSSPSLKALNEAAAIASSFPPGLVKVSVVSVIDPLYLEKNSQEEKEAHLLLEQAKNFLLKSGLNENYIETFLEFGDPGRTIAKIADDENYPLVMMGRTGKTGLKEIVLGSVSTRVIHKVKKATVGLAPVEENI, encoded by the coding sequence ATGGATAAACTTTTACCTAATCTTAGAAAAGTATTAATACCTATAACTGACGATGACCATTCTCTAAGGGCTGTAACCTTCGCTGCTAATCTCCTCTCTCCCCTTTCTCCTAATATCGCCCAAACGGTCTTCCTGCTACACGTTATCGCCCCTAGCTACATCGAAAAAATGGCTTCTAATGTCGATATTCGCTTCCGAAATATCCTTGAATCCCCCATCTTTAAAAATATTATCCAACAACATATCGAAAATAACGTTAAACCCTTCCTCGATAAGTTCGCCCGTATATTCAAAGAAAACTCCTTCCAAGGCGATATCCAAACCATCGTCTCCCAAGGTGAACCCGGAAAAGAAATCGTAAATGTCGCTCAAAAAAATAATGTCCAAAGTATTATTATGGGCCGACGCCGCCGCTCCCACGCCGCTGAAACTTTCCTCGGTAGTGCCAGCCAGATCGTCATCCATCGCGCTAAAAAACAATTCGTCTATATCGTCGGCCAATGCCTCCTAGAAAATGGCTGCCCTGTAAATAAAATCCTTGTTGCCCTTGACGGCTCCTCCCCCTCTTTAAAAGCCCTTAATGAAGCCGCTGCTATCGCCTCCTCATTCCCCCCGGGCTTGGTTAAAGTCTCTGTGGTCTCCGTTATCGATCCTCTCTACCTTGAAAAAAACTCTCAGGAAGAAAAAGAAGCTCACCTGCTCCTTGAACAAGCTAAAAATTTCCTTCTTAAATCAGGTCTTAATGAAAACTACATAGAAACCTTTCTCGAATTCGGTGACCCTGGAAGAACTATCGCCAAAATTGCTGACGATGAAAATTACCCCCTAGTTATGATGGGTCGCACCGGAAAAACCGGCCTTAAAGAAATAGTCCTGGGAAGTGTCTCTACCAGAGTTATTCATAAAGTGAAAAAGGCTACCGTAGGACTAGCTCCTGTTGAAGAAAATATATGA
- a CDS encoding SLC13 family permease, producing the protein MLKLFLKAVSLCAILTLVFTSFAMATPPETQNSLQKVFIFGKVIDTHKEPVAQAKIKIFINGNPYHVETPGKSKEHLLTEEDGSFYLTLDIPNKEFSESKISLIIEKSAYKKTKISFTHSDFAQKDNKYFVQTEVILKRTLNPAFWIATIVFLLAYILISFELLHRTLAAMLGAAIMLAISYTIGTFNPDYHIISYESAIKAIDMNVIFLLMGMMIIIGILKNTGIFQWCAYKCYQLSRGKVFLLSIIFMSFTAITSAFLDNVTTMLLLTPVTVEIALALGINPLSLLIPEILASNIGGTATLIGDPPNIMIGSYAKLTFLQFVENLAPVCLISLLMLFVYNRFVFQSEYNKSKIDNVEAFIEKLRQEYQITDKTLLTFGLLIMGIVILMFVLHGVLHMEVSIAALFGASILFAYSAVTKKVDIAHLVEKDIEWLTLLFFMFLFILVGAVESVGLLDMVADEVLRLSHDNLTVAISLILWVSAIMSAFIDNIPFTATMLPIVAYLTKVIPGAESGVLWWALALGACLGGNGTMIGASANVVTLGIAEAMGYRTTFFGFMKIATPITILTIIICNIWLLLFY; encoded by the coding sequence ATGTTAAAATTGTTTTTAAAAGCAGTAAGTTTATGTGCTATTTTAACCCTAGTTTTTACTTCTTTTGCTATGGCAACTCCTCCAGAAACCCAAAACTCCCTTCAAAAAGTCTTTATCTTTGGCAAGGTTATAGACACGCATAAAGAACCTGTAGCTCAGGCCAAAATTAAAATTTTTATAAATGGAAATCCCTACCATGTTGAGACTCCTGGCAAGTCAAAAGAACACCTTCTTACCGAAGAAGATGGGTCCTTTTATTTAACCTTAGATATCCCTAATAAAGAATTTTCTGAAAGCAAAATTTCTCTTATTATTGAAAAGTCAGCTTACAAAAAAACTAAAATTTCTTTTACTCATTCTGACTTTGCCCAAAAAGATAACAAATATTTTGTACAAACAGAAGTAATACTTAAAAGGACCTTAAATCCTGCTTTTTGGATTGCCACAATCGTTTTTTTATTAGCTTATATCCTCATTTCTTTTGAGCTCCTTCACCGAACACTGGCGGCTATGCTGGGAGCAGCCATTATGCTGGCTATCAGTTACACAATAGGCACTTTTAATCCTGACTACCATATCATTTCCTACGAAAGCGCTATCAAAGCCATTGATATGAACGTTATTTTCCTCTTGATGGGTATGATGATCATCATAGGTATTCTCAAAAATACCGGTATTTTTCAGTGGTGTGCCTACAAATGCTACCAGCTTTCTAGAGGAAAAGTATTTTTACTTTCTATTATATTCATGAGCTTTACAGCGATAACTTCTGCCTTTTTAGACAACGTTACAACTATGCTCCTTTTAACACCTGTTACTGTTGAAATTGCTCTTGCGCTAGGAATAAATCCTCTTTCTCTTTTAATTCCTGAAATTCTTGCCTCAAATATTGGAGGTACCGCTACTCTTATTGGTGATCCCCCTAATATTATGATTGGTTCTTATGCCAAATTAACTTTTTTACAGTTTGTTGAAAATCTCGCTCCAGTATGCCTAATAAGTCTTCTAATGCTTTTTGTTTATAATCGTTTTGTTTTTCAAAGTGAATATAACAAATCAAAAATTGATAATGTCGAAGCTTTTATCGAAAAGCTACGTCAAGAATATCAGATAACCGATAAAACTCTTCTTACTTTTGGTCTCCTCATAATGGGAATTGTTATTCTTATGTTTGTTCTACATGGAGTTTTACACATGGAAGTAAGCATTGCGGCTCTTTTTGGAGCTAGTATCTTATTCGCTTATAGCGCTGTTACCAAAAAAGTAGATATCGCTCACTTAGTTGAAAAAGATATTGAATGGCTAACTCTTCTATTTTTTATGTTTCTTTTTATTCTCGTTGGTGCGGTAGAATCTGTAGGACTTTTAGATATGGTAGCTGACGAAGTTTTGCGGTTATCCCACGATAATCTAACTGTTGCCATCAGCCTTATTCTTTGGGTCTCAGCTATTATGAGTGCTTTTATAGATAATATCCCCTTTACCGCTACTATGCTGCCCATAGTGGCTTATCTCACCAAAGTTATTCCTGGTGCAGAATCAGGAGTACTCTGGTGGGCCCTGGCCCTTGGAGCCTGCTTAGGAGGTAACGGCACTATGATAGGAGCCAGTGCCAACGTAGTTACTTTAGGAATTGCTGAAGCCATGGGATATCGCACTACTTTTTTTGGCTTTATGAAAATAGCTACTCCTATTACCATTTTGACAATAATTATTTGTAATATCTGGCTTTTACTCTTTTATTAG
- a CDS encoding universal stress protein produces the protein MSNSLPNLRKVLIPITDDDHSLRAVTFAANLLSPLSPNIAQTVFLLHVIAPSYIEKMASNVDIRFRNILESPIFKNIIQQHIENNVKPFLDKFARIFKENSFQGDIQTIVSQGEPGKEIVNVAQKNNVQSIIMGRRRRSHAAETFLGSASQIVIHRAKKQFVYIVGQCLLENGCPVNKILVALDGSSLSLKALDEAAAIASSFPPGLVKVSVVSVIDPLYLEKNSQEEKEAHLLLEQAKNFLLKSGLNENYIETFLEFGDPGRTIAKIADDENYPLVMMGRTGKTGLKEIVLGSVSTRVIHKVKKATVGLAPVEDL, from the coding sequence ATGTCAAATAGTTTACCTAATCTTAGAAAAGTATTAATACCTATAACTGACGACGACCATTCTCTAAGGGCTGTAACCTTCGCTGCTAATCTCCTCTCTCCCCTTTCTCCTAATATCGCCCAAACGGTCTTCCTGCTACACGTTATCGCCCCTAGCTACATCGAAAAAATGGCTTCTAATGTCGATATTCGCTTCCGAAATATCCTTGAATCCCCCATCTTTAAAAATATTATCCAACAACATATCGAAAATAACGTTAAACCCTTCCTCGATAAGTTCGCCCGTATATTCAAAGAAAACTCCTTCCAAGGCGATATCCAAACCATCGTCTCCCAAGGTGAACCCGGAAAAGAAATCGTAAATGTCGCTCAAAAAAATAATGTCCAAAGTATTATTATGGGCCGACGCCGCCGCTCCCACGCCGCTGAAACTTTCCTCGGTAGTGCCAGCCAGATCGTCATCCATCGCGCTAAAAAACAATTCGTCTATATCGTCGGCCAATGCCTCTTAGAAAATGGCTGCCCTGTAAATAAAATCCTCGTTGCCCTTGACGGCTCCTCCCTCTCTTTAAAAGCACTTGATGAAGCCGCTGCTATCGCCTCCTCCTTCCCCCCGGGCTTGGTTAAAGTCTCTGTGGTCTCTGTTATCGATCCTCTCTACCTTGAAAAAAACTCTCAGGAAGAAAAAGAAGCTCACCTGCTCCTTGAACAAGCTAAAAATTTCCTTCTTAAATCAGGTCTTAATGAAAACTACATAGAAACCTTTCTCGAATTCGGTGACCCTGGAAGAACTATCGCCAAAATTGCTGACGATGAAAATTACCCCCTAGTTATGATGGGTCGCACCGGAAAAACTGGCCTTAAAGAAATAGTCCTGGGAAGTGTCTCTACCAGAGTTATTCATAAAGTGAAAAAGGCTACCGTAGGGCTAGCTCCTGTTGAGGATTTATAA